One stretch of Marinobacterium iners DNA includes these proteins:
- a CDS encoding response regulator transcription factor yields the protein MKALIVEDDADLRRQLCNLLEQRGYTIEQTGSGREALYLGQEYEYDIAVVDIGLPEMSGLDLIRQWREEGHTMPVLVLTARGDWQDKVEGLEAGADDYLAKPFHTEELLARLNALVRRASGHASPILRYGPLELDTAARVVSLNGTEVRLTSYEYRTLEYLMLNAGKTISKAELTEHLYHQDYDRDSNVLEVFIRRLRQKLDPDQSLQPITTVRGLGYRFALGGGSAA from the coding sequence ATGAAGGCCCTGATAGTTGAAGATGATGCCGACCTGAGAAGGCAGTTGTGCAACCTGCTGGAGCAGCGGGGTTACACTATTGAGCAGACCGGCAGTGGTCGTGAAGCGCTTTATCTCGGTCAGGAGTATGAATACGATATCGCGGTGGTTGATATCGGCCTGCCGGAGATGTCCGGTCTGGACCTGATTCGGCAGTGGCGGGAAGAGGGACACACCATGCCCGTACTGGTTTTGACGGCGCGTGGTGATTGGCAGGACAAGGTCGAAGGTCTGGAAGCCGGTGCGGACGATTATCTGGCCAAACCCTTCCACACCGAAGAGCTGTTGGCGCGTCTGAATGCATTGGTGCGCCGTGCATCCGGCCATGCCAGTCCGATATTGCGCTATGGCCCTCTGGAACTGGATACCGCGGCTCGGGTGGTGAGCCTGAACGGCACTGAGGTCAGACTGACCAGCTACGAGTACCGCACGCTTGAGTATCTGATGCTCAACGCCGGCAAAACCATCTCCAAGGCAGAACTGACCGAACATCTTTATCATCAGGACTATGACCGAGACAGCAACGTGCTGGAGGTGTTCATCCGACGCCTGCGGCAAAAGCTGGATCCGGATCAAAGTCTGCAACCGATTACCACCGTGCGTGGCCTGGGCTATCGCTTTGCCCTTGGAGGCGGATCCGCCGCGTGA
- a CDS encoding PepSY domain-containing protein, producing the protein MPAERHHRSVHTAVITALLITLQLWSVSPLLSAEPVEGSGARTPVAVNLLQASKRVRDELGGEVIKAELIEHEGVPVYTIRLLEQGRIREVLVDAASGKMLLPDEIVEAAD; encoded by the coding sequence ATGCCAGCCGAGCGTCATCACCGCTCTGTACATACCGCTGTGATTACAGCCCTGTTGATTACCCTGCAGCTTTGGAGTGTAAGCCCATTGCTGTCGGCGGAGCCTGTCGAGGGTTCCGGTGCTCGTACCCCTGTGGCGGTTAATTTACTGCAGGCTTCCAAGCGTGTACGCGATGAGCTGGGAGGGGAGGTGATCAAGGCGGAACTGATTGAACACGAGGGGGTGCCTGTTTATACCATCCGCCTGCTGGAACAGGGACGTATCCGTGAAGTACTGGTGGACGCCGCCAGTGGCAAGATGTTGTTACCTGATGAGATAGTGGAGGCAGCTGACTGA
- a CDS encoding YgaP family membrane protein, whose protein sequence is MERNIGVLDQLVRILIGLVLIVLIFFGPQTWWGLIGVPIIAIAISGTCPLYSLLGMRTCRKCG, encoded by the coding sequence ATGGAACGCAATATCGGTGTACTGGATCAACTGGTGCGAATCCTGATTGGATTGGTGCTGATTGTACTGATCTTTTTTGGACCTCAGACATGGTGGGGGTTGATTGGCGTGCCGATCATCGCGATCGCCATCTCCGGAACCTGCCCTCTTTACAGCCTGCTGGGCATGCGCACCTGTCGTAAGTGCGGCTGA